In Sphingobacterium thalpophilum, a genomic segment contains:
- a CDS encoding fumarate hydratase → MALAIGMFFFFTACKFNSDMQNEGAPFLQGGWVQDSIPGQQQMMQYTLTDFKFTCDSVYATMHVNNKVQTIPDSCYKNGSWTEHAKGIYVLRGDSIIVDGIYTKENGKQKISGCYLSGQYIPRFKVVYHAADSVVLESRLDQRQIILRKTKNVTCVPQKRYQ, encoded by the coding sequence TTGGCACTTGCCATAGGTATGTTTTTCTTTTTTACTGCCTGCAAATTCAATTCGGATATGCAGAACGAAGGCGCACCCTTTTTACAGGGAGGATGGGTCCAAGACAGTATTCCAGGACAACAGCAGATGATGCAATATACCTTGACCGATTTCAAGTTTACCTGTGATTCTGTTTACGCGACCATGCACGTCAACAATAAGGTACAAACAATTCCGGATAGCTGTTACAAAAATGGATCCTGGACAGAACATGCAAAGGGTATTTATGTTTTGCGTGGAGACTCCATCATTGTCGATGGTATTTATACCAAAGAGAATGGCAAGCAGAAAATTTCAGGCTGCTATCTTTCCGGCCAGTATATCCCCCGCTTTAAAGTTGTTTATCATGCTGCGGATTCGGTGGTACTGGAAAGCAGATTAGATCAACGTCAGATCATCTTAAGAAAAACTAAAAATGTTACTTGTGTCCCTCAAAAAAGGTATCAATAA